The following are encoded together in the Thermomonas brevis genome:
- a CDS encoding DUF3817 domain-containing protein yields the protein MTTKPPPGASGKLFATAALIEALTWTGLLVGMYLKYVSQTTDLGVWLFGRLHGLAFLGYVVVAVLAGMRLRWPLWALLVALLAAVPPLLTWPVERWFRQRGLLSDR from the coding sequence ATGACCACGAAGCCGCCGCCGGGCGCATCCGGAAAACTGTTCGCCACCGCCGCGCTGATCGAGGCGCTGACCTGGACCGGGCTGCTGGTGGGGATGTACCTGAAGTACGTCAGCCAGACCACCGACCTGGGCGTCTGGCTGTTCGGCCGCCTGCACGGGCTGGCCTTCCTCGGCTACGTCGTGGTCGCGGTGCTGGCGGGGATGCGCCTGCGCTGGCCGCTGTGGGCATTGCTGGTCGCGCTGCTGGCGGCGGTGCCGCCGCTGCTGACCTGGCCGGTGGAACGCTGGTTCCGCCAGCGCGGACTGCTGTCCGACCGCTGA
- a CDS encoding nuclear transport factor 2 family protein, translating into MQQIRRFQRFLVGAALALAGVLSGCGGAAPEQAVRAQLQALQQAIDARDAGAVEDLMAEDFVGNDGMDRRATKQLAAGVFLRYRDVGAKLGPVEVELRGDDAAIARFDVLATGGSGGVLPDSGQVYRLETGWRRVDGEWKLLNAGWKQRM; encoded by the coding sequence ATGCAGCAAATCCGCCGGTTCCAGCGGTTCCTGGTCGGCGCAGCGCTGGCCTTGGCGGGCGTGCTGTCGGGCTGCGGAGGCGCCGCGCCCGAGCAGGCGGTGCGCGCGCAGTTGCAGGCGTTGCAGCAGGCCATCGACGCGCGCGATGCCGGCGCGGTGGAAGACCTGATGGCGGAGGATTTCGTCGGCAACGACGGCATGGATCGACGCGCGACGAAGCAACTGGCCGCCGGCGTGTTCCTGCGCTACCGCGACGTGGGCGCGAAGCTCGGCCCGGTCGAGGTGGAACTGCGTGGCGACGATGCCGCGATCGCGCGCTTCGACGTGCTGGCGACCGGCGGCAGCGGCGGGGTGCTGCCGGACAGCGGGCAGGTGTATCGCTTGGAAACCGGCTGGCGGCGCGTCGACGGGGAATGGAAGCTGCTCAATGCGGGTTGGAAGCAGCGCATGTAG
- the acnA gene encoding aconitate hydratase AcnA produces MSNSFATRASLHVNGRDYAFHSLPTLGERFDIGHLPWSMKILLENLLRHEDGVSVLPAHIEAVAKWDPNAQPDTEIAFMPARVILQDFTGVPCVVDLAAMRDAVVKLGGRPEQINPQIPSELVIDHSVQVDAFARPDALDINGRIEFERNAERYGFLRWGQKAFADFKVVPPNTGIVHQVNLEYLARVVMERQIDGEAWAFPDTLFGTDSHTTMVNGIGVLGWGVGGIEAEAAMLGQPSSMLIPQVVGFRLTGRLPEGATATDLVLTVTQMLRQHGVVGKFVEFYGDGLQHLPLADRATIGNMSPEYGATCAIFPIDAESLAYLRLSGRSEAQIALVEAYAKAQGLWHTPDSPHAQYSSTLELDMGTVQPSLAGPKRPQDRVLLGDMQANSRAAIAQLTAARDKRSSEVADFIAEGGGAAVGNETYAKGQADIEIDGECVRLKDGAVVIAAITSCTNTSNPAVMVAAGLLARNAAARGLTRKPWVKTSLAPGSRVVTDYLHKAGLLAELEKIGFYTVGYGCTTCIGNSGPLPPEVSAGIASGDLCVASVLSGNRNFEGRIHAEVKMNYLASPPLVVAYALAGSTGVDLTSEPLGTDRAGTPVYLKDLWPSAKEVADTIAATLGPDMFKANYADVFKGDARWNGIASPDGELYAWSDASTYIKNPPYFEGMTMMPGHIADIAGARVLGYFGDSITTDHISPAGSIKKDSPAGRYLMARGVQPIDFNSYGSRRGNDDVMVRGTFANIRIKNRFFGGEEGGNTLYFGAQPPEKLAIFDAAMKYKEDGTPLLVIAGKEYGTGSSRDWAAKGTLLLGVKAVIAESFERIHRSNLVGMGVLPLQFRNGDSAVLLGLDGTETYAVGGLEDGVSKTATVTATRADGTVTMFEVDVLLLTPKEVEYARHGGLLQYVLRQLAARS; encoded by the coding sequence ATGAGCAACAGCTTCGCTACCCGCGCCAGTCTCCACGTTAACGGCAGAGACTACGCTTTCCACAGCCTGCCGACACTGGGCGAACGCTTCGACATCGGCCACCTGCCCTGGTCGATGAAGATCCTGCTGGAGAACCTGCTCCGCCACGAGGACGGCGTGAGCGTGCTGCCGGCGCACATCGAGGCGGTGGCGAAGTGGGACCCGAACGCGCAGCCGGACACCGAGATCGCCTTCATGCCGGCGCGGGTGATCCTGCAGGACTTCACCGGCGTGCCCTGCGTGGTCGATCTGGCGGCGATGCGTGACGCGGTGGTCAAGCTGGGCGGCCGGCCGGAGCAGATCAATCCGCAGATCCCGTCGGAGCTGGTCATCGACCATTCCGTGCAGGTGGACGCCTTCGCCCGTCCGGACGCGCTGGACATCAACGGCCGCATCGAGTTCGAGCGCAACGCCGAGCGCTACGGCTTCCTGCGCTGGGGCCAGAAGGCGTTCGCCGACTTCAAGGTGGTGCCGCCGAACACCGGCATCGTCCACCAGGTGAACCTGGAGTACCTGGCGCGGGTGGTGATGGAGCGTCAGATCGATGGCGAAGCCTGGGCCTTCCCCGACACCCTGTTCGGCACCGACAGCCACACCACTATGGTCAACGGCATCGGCGTGCTGGGCTGGGGCGTGGGCGGCATCGAGGCCGAGGCGGCGATGCTGGGCCAGCCCTCGTCGATGCTGATTCCTCAGGTGGTGGGCTTCCGCCTCACCGGCCGCCTGCCCGAAGGCGCCACCGCCACCGACCTGGTGCTGACCGTGACCCAGATGCTGCGCCAGCACGGCGTAGTCGGGAAGTTCGTGGAGTTCTACGGCGACGGCCTGCAGCACCTGCCGCTGGCCGACCGCGCCACCATCGGCAACATGTCGCCGGAATACGGCGCTACCTGCGCGATCTTCCCGATCGACGCCGAATCGCTGGCCTATCTGCGCCTGTCCGGCCGCAGCGAAGCGCAAATCGCGCTGGTCGAGGCCTACGCGAAGGCGCAGGGGCTGTGGCACACGCCGGACAGCCCGCACGCGCAGTACAGCTCCACCCTGGAGCTGGACATGGGCACGGTGCAGCCGTCGCTGGCCGGCCCCAAGCGTCCGCAGGACCGCGTGCTGCTGGGCGACATGCAGGCCAACAGCCGCGCCGCCATCGCCCAGCTCACCGCCGCGCGCGACAAGCGCAGCAGCGAAGTGGCGGACTTCATCGCCGAAGGCGGCGGCGCGGCGGTCGGCAACGAGACCTACGCCAAGGGCCAGGCCGACATCGAGATCGACGGCGAATGCGTGCGGCTCAAGGACGGCGCGGTGGTGATCGCCGCCATCACCTCCTGCACCAACACTTCCAACCCGGCGGTGATGGTGGCTGCCGGCTTATTGGCGCGCAACGCCGCCGCGCGCGGGCTGACCCGCAAGCCGTGGGTGAAGACCTCGCTGGCGCCGGGCTCGCGCGTCGTGACCGACTACCTGCACAAGGCCGGCCTGCTGGCGGAGCTGGAGAAGATCGGCTTCTACACGGTGGGCTACGGCTGCACCACCTGCATCGGCAACTCCGGGCCGCTGCCGCCGGAAGTCAGCGCGGGCATCGCCTCCGGCGACCTGTGCGTGGCGTCGGTGCTGTCCGGCAACCGCAACTTCGAGGGCCGCATCCACGCCGAAGTGAAGATGAACTACCTCGCCAGCCCGCCGCTGGTGGTGGCCTACGCCTTGGCCGGCAGTACCGGCGTCGACCTGACCTCGGAACCGCTCGGAACGGATCGGGCCGGCACGCCGGTGTACCTGAAGGACCTGTGGCCCAGCGCGAAGGAAGTCGCCGACACCATCGCCGCCACCCTCGGCCCGGACATGTTCAAGGCCAACTACGCCGACGTGTTCAAGGGCGACGCCCGCTGGAATGGCATCGCCTCGCCCGACGGCGAGCTGTACGCGTGGAGCGACGCATCCACCTACATCAAGAACCCTCCCTACTTCGAGGGCATGACGATGATGCCCGGCCACATCGCCGACATCGCAGGCGCGCGCGTGCTGGGCTATTTCGGCGACTCCATCACCACCGACCACATCTCGCCCGCCGGCAGCATCAAGAAGGATTCGCCCGCCGGCCGCTACCTGATGGCGCGCGGCGTGCAGCCGATCGACTTCAACAGCTACGGCAGCCGGCGCGGCAACGACGACGTGATGGTGCGCGGCACCTTCGCCAACATCCGCATCAAGAATCGCTTCTTCGGCGGCGAGGAAGGCGGCAACACGCTGTACTTCGGCGCGCAGCCGCCGGAAAAGTTGGCGATCTTCGACGCGGCGATGAAATACAAGGAAGACGGCACGCCGCTGCTGGTGATCGCCGGCAAGGAATACGGCACCGGCTCCAGCCGCGACTGGGCGGCCAAGGGCACGCTGCTGCTGGGCGTGAAGGCGGTGATCGCGGAGAGCTTCGAGCGCATCCACCGTTCCAACCTCGTCGGCATGGGCGTGCTGCCGCTGCAGTTCAGGAACGGCGACAGCGCCGTGCTCCTAGGTCTGGACGGCACCGAGACCTATGCCGTCGGCGGGCTGGAGGATGGCGTGTCGAAGACCGCCACCGTCACCGCCACCCGCGCCGACGGCACGGTCACGATGTTCGAGGTGGACGTGCTGCTGCTGACGCCCAAGGAAGTGGAGTACGCGCGCCACGGCGGGCTGTTGCAGTACGTGCTGCGGCAGTTGGCGGCGCGGTCTTGA
- the acnB gene encoding bifunctional aconitate hydratase 2/2-methylisocitrate dehydratase produces the protein MLEAYRHHAAERAALGIPPLPLTAQQTAELIELLKNPPASEDAFLLDLLVNRVPAGVDDAAKVKASYLAAIAFGSESSTLISRARATELLGTMLGGYNVAPLVQLLDDAEVGVAAADALKHTLLVFDAFHDVEEKAKAGNANAQAVLQSWANAEWFTSKPEVPASLTVTVFKVPGETNTDDLSPAPDATTRPDIPMHALAMLKNKRPDAPFVPEEDGKRGPIGEIEKLKEKGHLVAYVGDVVGTGSSRKSATNSVLWWTGDDIPYIPNKRAGGVCLGGKIAPIFYNTMEDAGALPIELDVNRMEHGDVVELRPYEGKALKNGEVIAEFELKSEVLFDEVRAGGRIPLIIGRGLTGKAREALGLPVTDLFRLPVTPPDTGKGFTLAQKLVGRACGLPEGKGMRPGTYCEPKMTSVGSQDTTGPMTRDELKDLACLGFSADLVMQSFCHTAAYPKPVDVKTHHTLPEFISTRGGVSLRPGDGIIHSWLNRMLLPDTVGTGGDSHTRFPIGISFPAGSGLVAFAAATGVMPLDMPESVLVRFKGKLQPGVTLRDLVHAIPLYAIKAGLLTVEKKGKKNIFSGRILEIEGLPELKIEQAFELADASAERSAAGCTVRLDKAPIIEYLNSNITLLKWMIAEGYADARTLARRIAKMEAWLADPQLLEPDADAEYAAVIEIDMDEIVEPIVCCPNDPDDAKTLSDVAGAKIDEVFIGSCMTNIGHFRAAAKLLEGKRDIPTRLWIAPPTKMDAAELTNEGHYGTFGTAGARMEMPGCSLCMGNQAQIREGSTAMSTSTRNFPNRLGRNTNVYLGSAELSAICARLGRIPTREEYLADIGVVNANGAAIYRYMNFDRIEEYKDVADTVAA, from the coding sequence ATGCTGGAAGCCTACCGCCACCACGCCGCCGAACGCGCCGCCCTCGGCATCCCGCCGCTGCCGCTGACCGCGCAGCAGACCGCCGAGCTGATCGAACTGCTCAAGAATCCGCCCGCCAGCGAGGACGCCTTCCTGCTCGACTTGCTGGTCAACCGCGTGCCGGCCGGCGTGGACGACGCCGCCAAGGTCAAGGCGTCGTACTTGGCCGCCATCGCTTTCGGCAGCGAATCCAGCACGCTGATCTCCCGCGCCCGCGCCACCGAACTGCTGGGCACCATGCTGGGCGGCTACAACGTGGCGCCGCTGGTGCAATTGCTGGACGACGCCGAAGTCGGCGTCGCCGCCGCCGATGCGCTCAAGCATACCCTGCTGGTGTTCGACGCCTTCCACGACGTGGAAGAAAAGGCCAAGGCCGGCAACGCCAACGCGCAGGCCGTGCTGCAGAGCTGGGCGAACGCCGAGTGGTTCACCAGCAAGCCGGAAGTGCCGGCCTCGCTGACCGTCACCGTGTTCAAGGTGCCGGGCGAAACCAATACCGACGACCTCTCGCCCGCGCCGGACGCGACCACCCGCCCGGACATTCCGATGCACGCGCTGGCGATGCTGAAGAACAAGCGCCCGGACGCGCCGTTCGTGCCGGAGGAAGACGGCAAGCGCGGCCCGATCGGCGAGATCGAGAAGCTCAAGGAGAAGGGCCACCTGGTCGCCTACGTCGGCGACGTGGTCGGCACCGGCTCCTCGCGCAAGTCCGCCACCAACAGCGTGCTGTGGTGGACCGGCGACGACATTCCGTACATCCCCAACAAGCGCGCCGGCGGCGTGTGCCTGGGCGGCAAGATCGCGCCGATCTTCTACAACACGATGGAAGACGCGGGCGCGCTGCCGATCGAGCTGGACGTGAACAGGATGGAGCACGGCGATGTCGTCGAGCTGCGCCCGTACGAAGGCAAGGCACTGAAGAACGGCGAAGTGATCGCCGAGTTCGAGCTGAAGTCCGAAGTGCTGTTCGACGAAGTGCGCGCCGGCGGCCGCATCCCGCTGATCATCGGCCGCGGCCTGACCGGCAAGGCGCGCGAGGCGCTGGGCCTACCCGTCACCGACCTGTTCCGCCTGCCGGTGACGCCGCCGGATACCGGCAAGGGCTTCACCCTGGCGCAGAAGCTGGTCGGCCGCGCCTGCGGCCTGCCGGAAGGCAAGGGCATGCGCCCGGGCACCTACTGCGAGCCGAAGATGACCTCGGTGGGCTCGCAGGACACCACCGGCCCGATGACCCGCGACGAGCTGAAGGACCTGGCCTGCCTCGGTTTCAGCGCCGATCTGGTGATGCAGTCGTTCTGCCACACCGCCGCCTATCCCAAGCCGGTGGACGTGAAGACGCACCACACGCTGCCGGAGTTCATCTCCACCCGCGGCGGCGTCTCGCTGCGTCCGGGCGACGGCATCATCCACAGCTGGCTCAACCGCATGCTGCTGCCCGACACCGTCGGCACCGGCGGCGACTCGCACACGCGCTTCCCGATCGGCATTTCCTTCCCGGCGGGTTCGGGCCTCGTCGCCTTCGCCGCTGCCACCGGCGTGATGCCGCTGGACATGCCCGAATCGGTGCTGGTGCGCTTCAAGGGCAAGCTGCAGCCGGGCGTCACACTGCGCGACCTCGTCCACGCGATCCCGCTGTACGCGATCAAGGCCGGCCTGCTGACTGTCGAGAAGAAGGGCAAGAAGAACATCTTCTCCGGCCGCATCCTCGAAATCGAAGGCCTGCCGGAGCTCAAGATCGAGCAGGCGTTCGAGCTGGCCGACGCCTCCGCCGAACGCTCCGCCGCCGGCTGCACCGTGCGCCTCGACAAAGCCCCGATCATCGAATACCTCAACAGCAACATCACCCTGCTGAAGTGGATGATCGCGGAAGGCTACGCCGACGCCCGCACGCTGGCCCGCCGCATCGCCAAGATGGAAGCGTGGCTGGCCGACCCGCAGCTGCTGGAGCCGGATGCCGACGCCGAATACGCGGCGGTGATCGAAATCGACATGGACGAAATCGTCGAGCCCATCGTCTGCTGCCCGAACGACCCGGACGACGCCAAGACCCTGTCCGACGTGGCCGGCGCCAAGATCGACGAAGTGTTCATCGGCTCGTGCATGACCAACATCGGCCACTTCCGCGCCGCCGCCAAGCTGCTGGAAGGCAAGCGCGACATCCCGACCCGCCTGTGGATCGCGCCGCCGACCAAGATGGACGCCGCCGAGCTGACCAACGAAGGCCACTACGGCACCTTCGGCACCGCCGGCGCGCGCATGGAGATGCCGGGCTGCTCGCTGTGCATGGGCAACCAGGCGCAGATCCGCGAGGGCAGCACCGCGATGTCCACCTCGACCCGCAACTTCCCGAACCGCCTGGGCCGCAACACCAACGTGTACCTGGGTTCGGCGGAACTGTCGGCGATCTGCGCGCGCCTGGGCCGCATCCCGACCCGCGAGGAATACCTGGCCGACATCGGCGTCGTCAACGCCAACGGCGCCGCGATCTACCGCTACATGAACTTCGACCGGATCGAGGAGTACAAGGACGTGGCGGATACCGTCGCGGCCTGA
- a CDS encoding GGDEF domain-containing protein: MTRPIKAKRRKTGGHQALRIAAWTTVPAGVFPAQAATGGGASGGWLGLLLALLVGVGFGWLVRGLRARRERGGLAQRLEECGADRQRQDEQLQAVRQDRDELAGQLQRQTVEFARQAHEDALTGLPNGRAFDEGFAHHFSRAKRHGQALCLMLLDLDHFRDINNNWSHAVGDEVLVEAARLLRSVCRTSDLPARLGGDGFAVILTDTDIEGGKRFGQRLHAAFASCRSWHSAEVGPNYVSVSAGLVQLGEEDQAPAQLRQRADRALYLAKHAGGARTSLG; this comes from the coding sequence GTGACGAGGCCGATCAAAGCGAAGCGACGGAAAACCGGCGGGCACCAGGCCCTGCGCATCGCCGCCTGGACGACGGTGCCGGCGGGCGTGTTCCCGGCACAGGCCGCCACCGGAGGCGGCGCATCCGGCGGCTGGCTGGGCCTGCTGCTCGCGCTGCTGGTCGGCGTCGGGTTCGGTTGGCTCGTCCGGGGACTGCGCGCGCGGCGCGAACGCGGCGGCCTGGCGCAGCGGCTCGAAGAATGCGGCGCCGACCGGCAGCGGCAGGACGAACAGTTGCAGGCCGTGCGGCAGGACAGGGACGAACTGGCCGGCCAGTTGCAGCGGCAGACGGTGGAGTTCGCGCGGCAGGCGCACGAGGACGCGCTGACCGGGCTGCCCAACGGCCGCGCCTTCGACGAAGGCTTCGCCCACCATTTCTCCCGCGCCAAGCGGCACGGGCAGGCGCTGTGCCTGATGCTGCTGGACCTCGACCACTTCCGCGACATCAACAACAACTGGTCGCACGCGGTGGGCGACGAGGTGCTGGTCGAGGCCGCGCGGCTGCTGCGCTCGGTCTGCCGCACCTCGGACCTGCCGGCGCGGCTGGGCGGCGACGGCTTCGCGGTGATCCTCACCGATACCGACATCGAAGGCGGCAAGCGCTTCGGCCAGCGCCTGCACGCCGCGTTCGCCAGCTGCCGCAGCTGGCATTCGGCCGAGGTCGGGCCGAACTACGTCAGCGTCAGCGCCGGGCTGGTGCAGCTCGGCGAGGAAGACCAGGCGCCGGCCCAGCTGCGCCAGCGCGCCGACCGGGCGCTGTACCTGGCGAAGCACGCGGGAGGCGCGCGCACCAGCCTCGGTTGA
- a CDS encoding type II toxin-antitoxin system VapC family toxin, with amino-acid sequence MIAIDAPVLVELLADGAHADAVEATLRQALGAGRVVVSDAALANLSAALRNGADALAALEEMGVHYSPVEAKSALRAGEMQRRQRQRTGEPRPISDFLTGAHALLQCDALITFDAEFHRDYFKGLKLIVPKD; translated from the coding sequence GTGATCGCCATCGACGCCCCGGTGCTGGTCGAACTGCTGGCCGACGGCGCGCACGCCGACGCGGTGGAGGCCACGCTGCGGCAGGCGCTGGGCGCCGGCCGGGTGGTGGTCAGCGACGCCGCCCTGGCGAACCTCTCCGCCGCCCTGCGCAACGGCGCCGATGCGCTGGCCGCGCTGGAGGAGATGGGCGTGCACTACAGCCCCGTCGAGGCCAAGTCCGCGCTGCGCGCCGGCGAGATGCAGCGCCGCCAGCGCCAGCGCACCGGCGAGCCGCGCCCGATCTCCGACTTCCTGACCGGCGCGCACGCCCTGCTGCAATGCGACGCGCTGATCACCTTCGACGCCGAGTTCCACCGCGATTACTTCAAGGGCCTGAAGCTGATCGTCCCCAAGGACTGA
- a CDS encoding AbrB/MazE/SpoVT family DNA-binding domain-containing protein — protein sequence MEATVAERGQITLPKAVRDALGLTKGSVLKVELDGGRIVLSKHVDDAISRVRGKFALDAPPGKGKAA from the coding sequence ATGGAAGCCACCGTCGCAGAACGCGGCCAGATCACCCTGCCGAAGGCAGTGCGCGACGCGCTGGGCCTGACCAAGGGCAGCGTGCTGAAAGTGGAGCTGGACGGCGGCCGCATCGTCCTGTCCAAGCACGTCGACGACGCCATCTCGCGGGTGCGCGGCAAGTTCGCGCTGGACGCGCCGCCCGGCAAGGGCAAGGCCGCGTGA